GCTTTTATCTCATGTCTGAACGGGGGAACCCACAGGGGATGATCTTTGTAGATCTTCGTGGGCAGAGAAATAAAGTCTTTAACATCTCTTGTGCTGGATAATCTGGATATCTTTAACATCGATCTACACTCCAATATAAAGACTGACAACACTTTCAGATTCTAACACACCTGGTACTGGAGCGTTTTTTTGAAGAGATCAACGGATATCCAAATTTCTGGTATCGGAGATAAGCTCCGCGTATGGACCTTCCGAGATCAAACCGGTTGAACCATCAGACCTTATGAAAAAGTCGGGAGTGATGAGTATGTTTTTACCTTTAAATCCCGCTTTTATCCTTGTGTAGTCTCCGACGAAGACGTTACTGAGATCGACTCCCTCGCAAAGTTCACAGTTGGAACCTACCATAGTTGGCCCTTCAAGCCTTACGTTCCTTTCGATTTTGGTGTTGGCGCCTATGAAAACAGGCGTGATTATTTTGGCTGTCTTCTCGACGATCGTACCGATTCCCTTCCACAAACCTGAAGTGATCTCTTTACCCGATGGCTTGAAGCCCTTGATCTTTCCCTGAAGAGCCTGACCCAGTATCGATAAATAGTCGGAGTTTCTGCCGATGTCGAACCAGTCAATTTCAGTCGTGAAAGAATATACAGACTCCTTTCTCTTCACAAGATCGGGGAGAAGCTGGCTACCTATATCATAAAACGTTCCGGAAGGGATATATTTGAATACGGACGGTTCAAAGATGTAGATGCCTGTGTTGGCCATATTAGATCCGGCCTTTTCCAGGGAAGGTTTCTCCTGAAAGGAGCCTACACGGCCATATGAATCGCTTACCACTATTCCGTAATTGGAAACCTGCTCGTTAGGAACTTCTTTTGTCAGGATAGTTGCGATCGAACCTCTAGAGTTGTGAAAATCGAGAGCTGTTTTTAAGTCGAAATCTATGATCGCATCGCCACAGACCACAATAAAGGTTTCATCGAAAAAGGCAGAGCTGTCCTGGATTCTTCGCATGCCTCCTGCCGATCCGACCGGTTCGGCTATGAGTTGACCCTTCTCGAAATGACCCTCGAAAGAGTATCCTATTCTCACTCCGTACCTGTAACCACTTTTTAGGTAGTTTTGCATAACCCAGCCCAGGTGTGAAATGTTTATCATGATATCCCTGACTTCATGACGGGCGAGAAGCTCGATTATAAACTCGATTACAGGTTTCTCGATTATCGGAAGCATTGGCTTTGGAATCTTGTTGGTGAGCGGTTTCAACCGTGTTCCGGCACCTGCGGCCAAAATCATGGCTTTCATCGATTACCTCCTATCTTTTGGTCAATCTGATATTCTTGAAAACAACTAGCACTCCAATTGCCAGAAGCACCAGGCCAACGAAGATTCCTAGAGCTTTTGGTGCTACATTCATTAACACGAAAAACACGGAAATGGCTGCGAGAAGGAAGGCGGCGAACAGCAGACCTGAATCCTTCTTCTCCTCTGCAATGAAAATCTGGAAGAGACCCACGGCAGGGGCCATTATGAACAGAGCCCAGCCTCCAGCGGCTATGAAACTCGGGAAAATTACGTTCAGAGTCAATATCAACGAGACAACAAGCAATATGCCTCCAGGCACGAACAGCCCTTTTTCACCTCCTGTAGCGGCCCTGTACTCCATGAAAATAGCCGGTACCCATACGAAGAGCAACCAGAGATTTACGGTGAAGGAAGGTAAGAGTATTATCAGCAGACCGAACAGCACCATGATTGAACCTATAGCTATTCTGAACAGCGTTTCCTTGTTCACTACAATCGCCTCCAATAGTTTCGATCATCGGAATTATATCAAGTCAGAAGCGGCACACAAAAGCGCAAAAACACTGCTTATACTTCAATATTTCCTTTGCAAGTAATATGTTGTACATCGATCCTGATTATACAGGTTGTATTCAAAGACCCTTTCAATACTTCTTCACTTTCTTTTTCGAAATCGGGTGAAAACTTTTCGACGATTTTTTTCAGAACGTACAGCTTCTCTGAAGCTTCGGCTACTAAAGAGGCTATTCCATAAGCCACAACACTTTTGTAGTTGGTTGAAAAACTGGATGGAAGTACTTCAACGGAATCCACAACGCAAAAAGAAACCTTGTTGCTGAATAGTATATTGCTTATCTTGTGGCCTTCGCAGGCGCTATGAAAGTATATGTGGCCGTCATCAAATACGTAGTTAAGTGGAGTGCCGTAGGGATAGCCATCTTCTCCTATGGTTGAAAGGACTCCAAAAACACCTCTTTCAAGTATATCTCTACCTTCCTCAAGTGAGAGCTTTTTATCGTGTCTCCTTAGTTTTTTGAACAAGTCACACCTTCCTATCGGCGCAAACCGGAAAATTTGATACGTGAGAGCCGTACCTTTTATTACATTATAGACTGAAGTGGTATACTCGAGTTGAATCGGCAAAATCAGTCGTTTCGAATTCTTCTCGCGTTTGTGTCATCCTCGATCGCACTCAAAAGAAGGGGGTGCTTACGGATGAGGAAAGCCCGTTTGTTGTTGTTTTCAATTTTCTTTTTGATCTTCTTTTTCACCAGCTGTCCATTGAAAAACACTTTCACGCTCACCATGCAGAAGGAAGGTAACGGAACCACCGATCCGACCATAGGGACTCATCAGTTCGGTAAAAACGTAAACGTAACTGTCAGGGCATACCCCGATTCCGGCTGGGAATTCGATAGCTGGGAGGGCGGGGTAGCCGCACCGGATGCGACGGAAACCACAATTTTCATGGATAGAGATAGAACTGTAAAAGCGAAATTCGTCGAAATAAACCAAATCGGGAAGGTTATTGAAAAGCTGGACCCCTCGGTACCACTCAGTTTTTACCATGCAGAAGAGCTTCTACCTCTATTGGAAGACAACATCGATAAGTTCCTCCAACTACTCTCTCAAGGAAGCTATCTGGAAAGATGGGCGGCCGCATATGCTTTCCAGAGAAGCCTGCTGGACAACAGTACGCTCGAAGAGCTGGAGGATTATCTTTCCGATCCTGACCCCACGATAAAGGCTCTTATAGCCGTAGCTTTCTTGCTCAACGGAGATGAAAAGGGGAAAGCCGTGCTGGAGGGGATGCTTGCAGACGATAATCCTATGAACTTTTCGGTACCACCGCAGAGATTGTCGGATTTCTCTCTTGTTATCTTGAATAACTACTATCCGCTGGAGTATCCACTAGCTGGATACGAAGAGCAGACTACCAGTGTGACGGGAGGGCCATGCGACTATACAGTAACGGTCACGGCGGTCTTTCATGGCGCGGGCGCTACCGATACTCTCGTGGAGACCTGGGAGACTCAGGCCGAGGAGATCTGGAACGGCCCGACCGGTTCTAGGGAGTGGGGAAACGGTTGTTGCACGGTTACCTTCGATTTCGATTTCGATGTACTCGAAGAAGGTGAAGACCCCCCCGAAGGAGTCCATGTTATCGAAGTTAAAGATGTCAGCAGTGCTCACACTTCGTGGGTTGCGACGCCCCTCCCGACACCCGGTTCAACCGAAACAACGACCGGAGAGTGGGACAACCTCGATAGCGGACCGGTAGTAGCCCACGAAATAGGACACCTGATGGGACTCGACGACGAATATCATTACGACGAAGATGGAAATTACGTCAACGACAACCCCCAGCCGGAAGGAAGCCCTCCTAGCATCATGGCGCAGACCTGGAATGGCGCTCAACCGCTAACGCAGCATATGGATGCGATTATGGCGGCCGCCGATATCCAGTGCGAATGCGATTACTCCATGACGATCACCCCTGAGTACGATATCAACATCTCACCGGGAGTTCATACCGTCGAGGTAACCGTTGTCAGGGCAGATGGGACTCCGGCCAAAGGAACCACGGTGACTTTCACCGTGATAGGCAATCCCAACATCGAAGACACGGAAGTAAAAACGGGCGAAGATGGAAAGGCTTCGTTCACTTATTTTCGTGAATTCTGCTATACCAACGAAGATGAAGTAGAAGCCTGGGCAAAATGCAACGCACACGCAATGGCTCTAAAACAATGGATAAGTTTGAGCTGGATTTTACCGGGGTTTATCTCGCCGTACAACGGTCAGATGGATTTTCCCTATTCGACTCCTCTGATAATTCTCTTTGAAATAGAACCAAAAAGCGCCGAAGAGGCCGAAAACCTCGAATTTTTCGTCAAACTCTTTCGCGGTGAAATAGAACTATTCGCGTGGAAGGGTAAAGAAACTGCGGTGGAGACGGGCCTTTTGCTCGAACCGGGAACGGAATACAGAATAGAGATCACACCTGTTTCGGGTCCTCCGGAGACTGAGGGCAACATGGTGATCTGTACTTTCACTACCGCTGATTTCACGACCGATTGAGTAAAGATATCTGATGAAGTCGAGTGAATGAGCAAAAATCAACGTCCATTTGAAACGGGGAAAGGAAATTTCAAGAGAAAATTATGAGAGAGTCCTGCAAGCCGCCAGGTGATGTAAAATTCAACTGGAGGTGAGATTATTATGAAGAAGATAGTCCTTCGTTTGATTATCGGTGTAATCATTGGGGTCATCTCGTGGGGAGTCGTTTCCTTGATTCTCAGTGAAGGCCTCGGCGAGAGTTTTTCCTCGATCACTGAAATCGAGAACGTGAAAGTACTTATGGAGATAGATAAGGACGGCCTGTTGACGGTAACCGAAACGATCGACTACCGTTTCAAAAAACCTTACAGGGGAATATACAGAGAACTTCCGGCCGATCGGGCGGGAAGCCTTTACAGCGAGATCGAAGTTACCGCTACCGGTAAAGAAATAAAATATATAGAACGCATGGGAGGCGCGAGTTCCAGGTCAATCAGATTGTGGTTCGTGCCTTACAACTCCTCCAGCGTAGAACCCTCCGTTGGTGAGGATCGTGTAACTGTCACTTACCGCTACACGGTCAGAAGGGCAGTAGAGATCGGTACAGATGTCGCACAGATTTTCAGAAAAATCTGGGGCGAGGATACGGCCAGCTGGGTGAAGAGTGTAAATGCTACGATCACTTTCCCAGAAGATATGCAAATCACGAATTTCTACACTCATCCGGCCGTCGTTGTGACAAGATCGGGGAATGTATTCGAGCTGGAGATGAAAAATGTCCCTCCGAAATCTTACGTCGAATTCAGAGCCGTAGTACCGCTCCAGGCAACATCGACGATGAAGCAGGTGAATTTGGCCACGGGGGGAGCTTTCGACAGCAAATTCCTAGAAAGCGCCGAAAGAAAGGACTCTCTTCTCAGGATAGTCTCTCAATGGGTTGTACCGATTGCAGTAGTGCTGTTAACACCTTTTGTGTTGCTCATCGCGTTTCGAAAATATGGCAGGGAACACGAAGTGGGATACTTCGGAGAATACGAACGCGAATTACCGACCGACGACGCTGCCGATGTTGTGAACGCAGCGGTGAAGAATATGGCCGGAGTAGTAGATAACGACGGTATAGGTTCGGCGATGATGGAGCTGTACAGGAAGAACTACATAGACTTTGAAAGGGGAAAGGGTGACAAAGTCGATGGAATAATCATTAAAAGCAGAGATTCTTCAGCTCTGAGGCCAACGGAGGCTGCCTTTCTGAAGTTTCTCGACAAGTACGACGAAAATGATCTCTTCGATTTTTCAGATGTAAAGAAAAAAGCTACAAAAAGCCAGTCAAAAGCCAGAGCCTTCACTTCTGATCTAGGTGTTTACAAAGACAAGGTGAACAACACAGTAAAATCGAAAGGGCTCCTTGACACAAGGGGCAACTCTATAGCCAAAGGCTACTCTACACTGATGCTTCTACTTTCGATATTGATGCTTATAGTACATTCGAACCCGGCAATCTCTCATCTGCGTTTATTTTCACTTGTGTTCTACGGAGTTCTGTGGACTACAAGTTTCGTCGTTTTCATGATGCCCAGAGATGTTTTCGGTCGTTGGACGCCTGAGGGAAGAGTTTTCTACCTTAAATGGATGGGCTTTAAGAAATATCTAGAGGATTACTCGCTGCTCAATGAGAAACCACCCGAATCTATAATCCTCTGGGAAGAGTATCTGGTTTACGCGACGGCTTTGGGTATAGCCGATACTGTGAGAAAGAATCTAAACAGGATAGTTCCCGAAGATATCTGGCGCGATCAGAGTAGCCATCCCTTAATTTACTACCCGGTGACGGCTTACGCAATCAATTCTTTCAACACTCTCACTACATCGGTCAGGGCGGCTTCCTCGAGCGGTTCTGGCGGCGGAGGTTTCGGCGGAGGGGGCTCCGGTGGAGGCGGAGGTGGAGGCGGAACTGGTGGATTCTGATTCATCGTCCAAATAAAGAATTTAGCGCGGCCAAAATCGGCCGCGCTTTTTTCAAAGCCGTGTCACATGAAGAAAGGTCCGGCTGGGAAGATCGATCCAAAGACAAGGGATACGACCGACATCAATTTGATAAGTATATCCATGGAAGGGCCAACGGTATCCTTGAGAGGATCGCCGACAGTATCTCCTACGACGGCTGCCTCGTGTGTGGGTGTACCCTTACCGCCAAACTCCCCGGTCTCAATGTATTTCTTTGCGTTATCCCAGGCTCCACCGGAATTGGCGGTGAAGAGAGCTATCATTATTGCACTTGCCAGCCCGCCCATTAGAAGTCCGGCAACTGCAGACCTTCCGAACAAAAGACCGATTATGAAAGGTGAGGCGATGGCTACTACTCCGGGAGTAAGCATTCTACTCACTGCCCCCTTGGTAGTTATCTCGATACATCTCTTGTAATCGGGTACCGCATCTCCAGTCTTGATATTTGGGTTCTCCTTGAACTGTCTTCTGATTTCCACGATCATTAAATTGGCCGTGTCTGAGACACCTTTTATCAAAAGCGAGGTGAAGAAGAAGGGAAGCATAGAGCCTATCAATATTCCTATCAAAGTGTATGGTTCAACCAGGTTGATAATCGGGTTGTTCACAATTTCGTTGGCCGTATCGGCGGCCCCCCAGATGTATGAGACGATCAGCGCAAGGGCGGCGAAGGCTGCCGAGCCAATAGCGAACCCCTTGCCTATGGCTGCTGTGGTGTTTCCAACGGAGTCCAGTCTGTCGGTCAGTTTTCTGACCTTCGGGTCGAGGTTGGCCATCTGAGCTATACCACCTGCGTTATCTGCAACCGGTCCGTAGGAATCGACCGAAACTATGTAACCTACAAACGACAACATTCCCAATGCGGCTATGGCGATTCCATAGACCCCAGCCGACCAGTAGGCCCCAAGTATGGCCAGGGCGAGCGTTATGACCGGCCAGATAGTACTTCCCATACCCAGCGCCAGACCGCCGGTGATGTTTATCGCGACACCGCTCTGGGTGTCTCTAGCAAGTTTCTTTGTAGGTTTGTATTGGTCAGAAGTGTAGTACTCGCTCAGCTTGGAAATTATAATACCGGCAACAAGGCCCGACGCAATGGCGAAGAATAACCTCCATTTTGAAACGAAGCCCGGACCGATGATGAAGGAGTCTTTGAAGGGATAATCCGGTGCGGCTATACCTATGACGACTGCTACCGATACCAGAACTAGCCCGCCAGTGAAAAAATTCCCGAAGCTGAGACTTTTCTGTGCATCTTTGGTTTTCATGTTGGCTACAACTAGAACCCCTACGAGCGATGCTAGAACTCCGACGCCAGCTATTAGGACAGGAAGGAGTATTAGACCGTAATACTGAGTTTCGGTCATTGTGCCGTGATCGGCGAATTTCATGAAGATTGCCAGAACTATTGCCGAAACGACCGAGGCCACATAGGATTCAAGAATATCCGCTCCGAGTCCGGCGACGTCTCCCACGTTGTCTCCAACGTTATCGGCGATGGTTGCTGGGTTTCTTGGGTCATCCTCGTCTATATGTTCCTCTATCTTACCGACTAGATCGGCGCTCATATCGGCGGCTTTGGTGTACATGCCACCACCAACTCTATCAAAGAGCGCGATCATACTGGCCCCGAGAGAATAGGAGCTGATGATCATGACCCCATCTATATAGGATATCGAACCGAAGGCTCTAGAAAGGTCGGTAATGTTCTCGAAAAGGAAAGAGTCCTTGAAAATCAACATGAGCAAAGCCAGACCAGTTAAAGAAAAACCAGCGACTGCCAAACCCATGACCGAGCCACTGGAAAAGGCCACTTTGAAAGCGCTAGAAAGTCCCTTTTCTGCCCCGGCAGCGACCCTAGTGTTGGCTCTCGTGGCGGCGTACATACCTATAACCCCCGCTAACTCCGAGACAAGAGCTCCAAAAAGCAATGCGATAGGATACTTGAAAGACTGGAATATTACTCCCAGAACGGCCGCTATAATAACGGCCACTAGAAAGATCTTTCTTGCTTCCTCTTCGAGAAAGGCAGATGCTCCTTCCTGAATGTATCTTGAAAGCTGTTGCATCTTGTCGTTTCCAGGAGAGTAGCCGAGAGTTCTCTTCAACATAACAAATGCGAATAGCGTAGAGATAATACCTGCTACAAGTGGTAAGTACAAAGCGTTCATCTGTTTCCCTCCCATATTTCGACTATGTGAAGCTATTTATAATGATGAAAAATCAAAAATCCCAGCCAATATCCCACCGTTCGACGGCATCGCTCGGAATCCTCTCTATGAAGTCGTGTCCACTCCTGAATACGTATCTATTACCAATCGTTGGACGTGATCTGCCACCCTTTTGCCTCATGATGTACAGATAGTCCTTTGCTCTGGTTGCTGCAACATAGAATATCCTTTGCTCTTCTTCAAGAGAACCTTCTATTATGGCCATAGAGTTGGGGAAATCACCGGGATTAACTGCCAAAATGAAAACGACATCCCATTCTAGTCCCTTCGCCTGATGAACGGTAGTAAGAACTATAGAAGGGTCACGCTGCCCGGACTCCTTCTCGATATCTATCTTCTCGCTAACCGCGAGGTCTTCAAGCATATCTGCGAGCGAACCGTACCTACCGGCTATTTCCATAAGCCTTTCTATATCTAAACGTCTCTCTCTCGCATCTGGATATTTTTCATCCAGATAATCCGCATAGAAGCTCTCGTAGAACCTCTTTATAACTTCCGCTGGAAGTGCATCCGGTTCGAGGCTCTCGAGAAGACTAATAAGATTTTCAAGTCTAGCCCTGTTGCTCGTATGAGACCTTATAACTTCAACCTGAAGATGGCCATCGTTAACTGCTGCAGATATCTCCTGTATTATCCGGAAAGCTATAGTGTTTCCCACTCCGGGGTAGAGTCTGAGTACCCTTCCCCAGGAAATCTGGTCCAGAGGGTTCTGAATAACCTTCATAATCGCCAGTACATCCTTCACATGAGCCGTTTCGGTGAATCTGGGACCGGAGAAGAGAGTGTAGTTCATTTTTCTTTTATCTAGTTCCATTTGGAGTTCAAGTGAATGAAAGTGAGATCTGTACAGAACGGCTATCCTATCCGGATCGATCCCGTCGTCTATATGTTCCTGAATACGCTGGGCTACGAAAGAGGCTTCCTCAAGGTTATCCCAGGTTTCTGCTATCACAGGAACCGGTCCATCAAGTCTCACTGCTCTCAGTTCCTTCTCTATAGAGTTTTCAGGGAAGATCCCATTAACCAATCTAACTATCTGTGGGGTGGAACGGTAGTTGGTCTGTATTTTGAAGATCTGAGAATCCTTCATGTTCAGGAAATCGTAAACGTTTTCGAATCTGGCTCCTCTGAATGAGTAGATAGACTGGGCATCGTCACCTACCACAATCAGATTCCCGTGGACAGAGGAAAGCATTTCAACCAGCCTGAATTGAAGTATATTGGTGTCCTGAAACTCATCGACCAGGATCCATTTGAACCTTTGTGATTCATGGGCAAGAATTGATGGATTCTCGTTGAAAAGCTTCAGGGCCATCAGTAGAAGATCGTCGTAATCGACGCAGTTCTGGGCCGCTTTTTCCTTGACATAACGCTTCCAGATCTCCTCGATCTCGTCGTAAGAACCTAAAAATTTCCTGTTCTGTCTCACTATCGATTCTCTTAGAGAGGCTAGAACATTAACCGAGTAAGAATAAATGCTCTGCAAAACACCCGCAGATGGTAGCGTGGAAGTGTTAATTGCTTTGCGCTCTTCCAGAAGTTCTGTTCTGCAGTGCTTTATCAAATCTTTTGAGTCTTCTCTGTCGAGTATAGTGAAGTTCTCTTTCAGACCAGCTGCAGCCGAGTATTTTCTGAGGAAGTAATTGCAGATATGGTGGAAAGTACCGGCTAGCATTCCCTTCAAATCCGAGCCGCTGGTTCTTCTGGCTCTCTCGATCATCTCTCTAGAAGCGGCTCTTGTAAAGGTTACAAGCAGCATATTTTCGGGATTAATTCCTTTGCTGACCAGGTAGGCAATTTTGTAGGTAATTACCCTTGTCTTTCCCGAACCGGGGCCGGCAACTATCAAAGAACGCCCAGAGGATTCTGCAACGGCCTTCAGTTGTTCTTCATCGAGTCCTTCGCTCACAAAAGTTGGAATGTCCCCGCTTTTAAGTGTATACTTTTTCATAACAAACCCGCAGCTCCCTTCTGCCAAATTTTACCATAATCAAGAATCACCTTCAGTGTCGAATAATGCGGTAAAAGTCATTCCTGACATTTGTCTTTTAGTGGCCGGCAGGTCCGTTAAAGATCGCGGAAAATTCTCTTTCACCCTAGATGAGAAGAGTTTGCCCAATCCACCAGTTCGATTGATGGGAATTGCGCACCATTGTTGACCCTCACAGTAGTAATTGAGCAGTTTCCGATTCCATAGGAAGGTCTTGAGAAGAACTCCCTGATATCTATTCCACTGCACAAGAAAGGAAGAGTCATGGTCAGGAACCCTCCGTGACTCACCAGCAGAACCTCGCCAACATGGTTTTCACTCACAACAATATCGATGGCCTTCTTCATTCTGCCAATTATCTCCAGATGATTTTCTCCACCCGGAATTTTCTCGCTGGAATTTCCGGTGATCCACTGAAGCATAAGCCTCATAAAAGTCGCTTCGGCTTCTCCAGAAATAGGTCGTCCTTCAAGCTCCCCGACACTGAATTCTCTTATCTCATCCAGCACCACAGACTCTATACCCAGCTTTTTTTCAACTATCGCGGCACTTTGTCGTGCCCGCAGAATCGGTGAAGTGTATATTCTTTTTATATTTTTCAGAGCTAACAGTTCGGCTGTCAAAGAGACCTGTGCTCTGCCTTCCTCGGTCAAAGGATATCCATCGTCGCCGTTGGCAAAGATTCTCTCTAAATTAGCCTGGCTCTGACCATGACGCATTAAATATACTGTCAGCATAATTTCCTCCAGAGTTTTCTTCATTCACTAATAATGATAACAGCCTGAAAAACAATCTGCATATGGGGTGTTCCTGAATGAGTTTCAAAAAATTAGAAAGAAATTTTTTCTATTTGGTTCGCTGGAATAGCAGATAAGCTTTTTTAGAATAAAAATCAATAAGTAAGTATAAATAGTCTTAACTGGCCAAAACGAGTGATAAATGGATTTGTGTAGTTCTCATTTTAGTGGTATATTATGGTAGAAATTTTTTTCGGAGGTGAGTCTTGACATTCAACAGCGACCTGCTGGGAAGAATACAGCGCGAAAGCGATGATTTCACTCCAACGATGAAAAGAATTGCTGATGCGATACTCGAAAATCCCTCAGAAGCGGTGAATCTTTCAATTACTCAACTTATGAACAAGTCACGTGTAGGTAGCGAATCTACGATCGTGAGATTTTACCGGCAGTTGGGTTTCGAAAGTTTTCATGAATTCAAAGTGACTATGGCTGCCGAAATCGCAGGTTCCTCTTTTTATCATCCTTACGAAGATATAAGGATCGACGATACACCCGGAGCAGTAGTGAAGAAAATCTTCAACGGGTGCATAATGGCGCTTAAAGAAAACATGGAGAAAATATCCAGTCAGGTGATAACCGAAGCCGTTGAACTGATTGAGAAAAGCAGAAGAATAATATGCATTGGTTATGGAGTTTCCGGTTCGATAGCCAACAACCTCTCTTTCAAACTC
This portion of the Mesotoga infera genome encodes:
- a CDS encoding MurR/RpiR family transcriptional regulator, translating into MTFNSDLLGRIQRESDDFTPTMKRIADAILENPSEAVNLSITQLMNKSRVGSESTIVRFYRQLGFESFHEFKVTMAAEIAGSSFYHPYEDIRIDDTPGAVVKKIFNGCIMALKENMEKISSQVITEAVELIEKSRRIICIGYGVSGSIANNLSFKLNLLGKDAIYCPDSHTNAITLSKLKKDDCVFAISHSGESKDVVLPLQKVRNTVRIIALTGFIDSTLAKIADLCIVTSVPEEMNIRTDAIVSRCLQMVVVDSLFACLAVREGEESLDTLSLSRKSLSYLKF